AAGACTGGCGCAGACAGGGAGGTAAAAAAATCTGTAGCTCAGGAGCATGTTTTGTAAAAGCTTTTTTCCAAATGACTCCTAAGAACCCACTgccactttcccccccttctgtctGTCAGGGTACGAGTTGCCTCTCCATTGTCCTTTGAGGAGAGTGAAAGACGAGCCCTCCTGATGAAGAAGTGGGCCGTGTACAAACATCAGCAACACAAGGCTGAGATGGAAACCATCAAGTCCCTGGTGGAAGCCCAGGAACAGGCCCTGAAAGAGCTGCGCCTTGAATCAGAGGAACTGTATCAGGCGGCAATCCGCCGAGACGACCGCCTGTTTCCTTTCGAGAGGCAGGAGCCTGTGTACACACCCCCACTGCCGAAATACGAGGCTCCTGAAGGGAAATGCAATGACATCACCAGAGTGTATACCCAGTAATGGGggaaaggttgctgggtgaccgcTAAAAGATGCTACATTCAGAAAATGCAAGCCCCGTTGGATGAATCTGGTTCTCTGTTAGGTTCTGAAGTCCCAGTTGCAGATGGCTGTTATGTTAATTCATTGTACAAACAAACTCAATACACAACAAGAACAGagctctcttttttggggggggggtgtcactttTGAATATGATGTGTTCTAGATACCCACCATCTTATTGTGGAGTTTTCAACTTTTGCCACTCCCACATGCACCTGAATTTTATCGGCCCCTTCTAAGAAGCAGAGGGCCATATGTACAAGGATCATTCCCCTTTTTTCattcttacagcaaccctgtgaggtaggtaggtctgaggtcacccagtgagtttcagggCCGAGTTAGTATTTCAACTCATTCTCTCTCCTCATTCTGGCACGCTAACCAGTGCCGTAGCATTAGCATTAGCTGCTCATTTGAAAAAATTTAAAATGCCTCAGGACTTTTTACTGCAGACGGCACTCTTGACAATACTACATGCCCGTGTGGCCAGAATGCCCAATGGGAGGCAAAATATATGTAAAACGTGAGCTATAAACACCATTTTGGGTTTTCATGGACCAAAAATAACATCTTGCAGTGTCTTTTGATTCTTTTATGCCAGGGATGGGATGCTGTAATTTTGGTAGGAATTTGTGAGCTGCTCCATGACCAGTAAGCTAGCATGAGAGCTACTGTGAGCTGGTTAACAGGGTACAGAAATAAAATTCCTAGGATACAATTAATAAATGACCTCTCTTTTTCATGCTTGCTATGCAgtacatttccccctctcccagtttGAGAAGGA
This window of the Euleptes europaea isolate rEulEur1 chromosome 13, rEulEur1.hap1, whole genome shotgun sequence genome carries:
- the MRPL40 gene encoding 39S ribosomal protein L40, mitochondrial is translated as MLGRAAISGASSLLRYSARGPLCRSQLTSYVQGRENHWQSSLLALRAALPMRAEPKKKKRVDPRREQAIKERMRKRLKKLERAPQELIPIEDFITPYRYMDESRVRVASPLSFEESERRALLMKKWAVYKHQQHKAEMETIKSLVEAQEQALKELRLESEELYQAAIRRDDRLFPFERQEPVYTPPLPKYEAPEGKCNDITRVYTQ